The Deltaproteobacteria bacterium genome includes a window with the following:
- a CDS encoding ribonuclease H-like YkuK family protein, with the protein MKLDKQFSELNAEFISPTYGIIDLEEITNTIAQQTCEEPEDYRLIVGTDSKRRDICAVYVTVIILYHIGKGGTYFYQRSRSEIGKHSLQATIFHETALSLATAAKLDELLKKKGVSKLEIEIHSDVGSHGKTKKLIKEVVSWIDSSGYSCCIKPESFGASSVADKYTD; encoded by the coding sequence GTGAAACTTGACAAACAATTTAGCGAACTCAATGCGGAATTTATAAGCCCTACATATGGGATAATAGACCTGGAAGAGATCACGAACACTATTGCCCAGCAGACTTGCGAAGAACCAGAAGATTATAGATTAATTGTAGGCACAGATTCCAAGCGCCGAGATATCTGTGCTGTATATGTCACGGTGATTATACTCTACCATATAGGAAAAGGGGGTACTTACTTTTATCAGAGATCTCGTAGCGAAATAGGCAAACATAGCCTGCAGGCTACCATCTTCCACGAAACAGCCCTGAGTTTAGCTACCGCCGCCAAATTAGACGAGTTGCTCAAGAAAAAGGGCGTATCCAAATTAGAAATAGAGATTCATTCTGATGTAGGTAGTCACGGAAAGACTAAAAAGTTGATTAAAGAAGTAGTTTCCTGGATTGATAGTTCGGGTTATTCGTGCTGCATTAAGCCCGAAAGTTTTGGAGCCAGTTCTGTAGCAGATAAATATACAGATTAA